The following are encoded together in the Gemmatimonadota bacterium genome:
- a CDS encoding aminotransferase class V-fold PLP-dependent enzyme codes for MADDEDFWFQVQQAFTVDRNNINLNNGSVAPSPRSVQRAQLDYLTMTNMSPSHYVDEMLYPEFEVVRRRLAARFGCDPEELAITRNTTEALEAVQLGMPLSRGDEVITTTQDYPSMHTAWRTRERRDGIVLKVLSFPVPSAGPDDLVQRFEAAITPRTKVLHVSHVYFTTGQIAPIQRICRLARARGIEVVVDGGHAFAQFPFTRDDLDCDYFGTSLHKWLSAPVGTGFLYVRRAKIKSIWPLFAAPAEMDDNIRKFEAIGTFPVHIRNPITEALDFHEAIGPERKAARLRFLRRRWTRHVAQFPRVKLLTPDDDAQSCALGAMSVDGLTGPQLVEHLMTKHRIHVRARIVPNEFSCIRVTPNVYTTVAEIDAFARAIELLATKGL; via the coding sequence CTGGCCGACGACGAGGACTTCTGGTTCCAGGTGCAACAGGCGTTCACGGTCGATCGCAACAACATCAACCTCAACAACGGTTCGGTGGCACCGTCGCCGCGCAGCGTGCAACGCGCGCAGCTCGACTACCTCACGATGACCAACATGAGCCCGTCGCACTACGTGGACGAGATGCTCTATCCCGAGTTCGAGGTGGTGCGCCGTCGCCTCGCGGCGCGCTTTGGTTGCGACCCCGAGGAGTTGGCCATCACCCGCAACACCACCGAGGCACTCGAGGCGGTGCAGTTGGGCATGCCGCTCTCTCGCGGCGACGAGGTGATCACCACCACGCAGGACTACCCGTCGATGCACACGGCGTGGCGCACGCGCGAGCGGCGCGACGGGATCGTGCTCAAGGTGCTCTCGTTCCCGGTGCCGTCGGCCGGCCCGGACGACCTGGTACAGCGCTTCGAGGCGGCGATCACCCCTCGCACCAAGGTGCTGCACGTCTCGCACGTGTACTTCACGACCGGGCAGATCGCCCCCATCCAGCGCATCTGTCGCCTGGCGCGCGCGCGCGGGATCGAGGTGGTGGTCGATGGTGGGCACGCCTTCGCCCAGTTCCCCTTCACGCGCGACGATCTCGACTGCGACTACTTCGGCACCTCGCTGCACAAGTGGCTCTCGGCGCCGGTGGGGACGGGGTTCCTCTACGTGCGCCGTGCGAAGATCAAGTCGATCTGGCCGTTGTTCGCCGCGCCGGCCGAGATGGACGACAACATCCGCAAGTTCGAGGCAATCGGGACCTTTCCGGTACACATCCGTAACCCGATCACCGAGGCGCTGGATTTCCATGAGGCGATAGGGCCCGAACGCAAGGCGGCGCGCCTGCGCTTCCTGCGGCGGCGCTGGACGCGGCACGTCGCGCAGTTTCCCCGGGTGAAGCTGCTCACCCCCGACGACGATGCGCAGTCGTGCGCGTTAGGCGCGATGAGCGTCGACGGGCTCACCGGCCCTCAGCTCGTGGAGCATCTCATGACGAAACACCGCATCCACGTGCGCGCACGGATCGTCCCCAACGAGTTCTCCTGCATCCGCGTAACGCCTAACGTCTACACCACGGTGGCCGAGATTGATGCGTTCGCGCGCGCCATCGAGCTGCTGGCCACGAAAGGACTCTAG
- a CDS encoding CocE/NonD family hydrolase, whose product MVTPVRAQSAANPQVRVEKNLEARMRDGVVLRADVYHPATPQRMPALLQRTPYSKNPQDANSLYHRLASAGFVVVVQDTRGRYMSDGVAVPHDEAADGYDTVEWVAALPFVDGRVGMFGGSYSATTQLLAASERPPHLVALFPSASYASRYDMVFQGGAFYLADGLGWNLGQAVDARRRAREPRADRDGAIGLSPDERRQLQTTWMWALPLDAVTALDLRRYAPGYFDMLAHPSFDAFWERFDVAARHGRFEVPAYHLTGWYDALLNGTLRNFAGLRAHAATDRARRNQRLIVGPWTHARPTTSTRRIGDVDYGEEAGFDSEALMVSWFRHWLGGAAAAGDYPSPPVRLFVMGENRWRDEQEWPLARARSTTLHLASDGSANTAAGNGRLAWHLAAGAPADTFTYDPHTPVPTGTAGAYSRAPTDQRDLERRGDVLVYSSAPLDAPLEVIGPVTLVLWASSSARDTDFTARLVDVAPDGAARALTDGILRARYRGGRTSPELLRPGVPTEFTIDVGATANVFLAGHRVRLEVSSSNFPRFDRNPNTGAPFATDSAVVTARQTVWHSVAHPSRLVLPVVPR is encoded by the coding sequence ATGGTCACACCCGTGCGCGCGCAGTCCGCGGCCAACCCTCAGGTGCGCGTTGAGAAGAACCTCGAGGCTCGCATGCGCGACGGCGTGGTCTTGCGGGCCGACGTGTATCACCCAGCGACACCGCAGCGGATGCCCGCACTGCTGCAACGCACGCCCTATTCCAAGAACCCGCAGGACGCCAACAGCCTCTACCACCGGCTCGCCTCGGCCGGCTTCGTGGTCGTGGTTCAGGACACGCGTGGGCGCTACATGTCCGACGGCGTGGCCGTGCCGCACGACGAAGCGGCCGACGGCTACGACACGGTGGAATGGGTGGCGGCGCTCCCCTTCGTCGATGGTCGCGTGGGAATGTTCGGCGGGAGCTACAGCGCGACCACCCAGTTGCTGGCCGCCAGCGAGCGACCGCCACATCTCGTCGCCCTATTCCCCTCGGCGTCATACGCCAGCCGGTATGACATGGTCTTCCAGGGCGGGGCCTTTTACCTCGCCGACGGTCTCGGGTGGAACCTGGGGCAAGCCGTCGACGCGCGGCGCCGGGCCCGCGAGCCACGCGCCGATCGCGACGGGGCCATCGGCTTGTCACCCGACGAGCGCCGTCAGTTGCAAACCACGTGGATGTGGGCGCTCCCGCTCGACGCCGTCACGGCGCTCGATCTCCGCCGGTACGCCCCCGGCTACTTCGACATGCTGGCCCATCCGTCCTTCGATGCCTTCTGGGAGCGCTTCGACGTCGCGGCGCGGCACGGGCGCTTCGAGGTCCCGGCGTACCACCTTACCGGATGGTACGACGCGCTCTTGAACGGCACGCTGCGCAACTTCGCCGGATTGCGGGCGCACGCCGCCACCGATCGGGCGCGTCGCAACCAGCGTCTCATTGTCGGCCCGTGGACCCACGCCCGCCCCACCACCAGCACCCGGCGAATTGGCGACGTGGACTATGGCGAGGAGGCAGGGTTCGACTCTGAGGCCCTCATGGTCTCCTGGTTTCGGCATTGGCTGGGAGGCGCCGCCGCTGCCGGCGACTATCCGTCGCCCCCGGTGCGCCTCTTCGTCATGGGCGAGAACCGATGGCGCGATGAGCAGGAGTGGCCGCTCGCCCGTGCCCGTTCCACCACCTTGCACCTCGCGAGCGACGGATCGGCCAACACCGCGGCCGGCAACGGGCGGTTGGCGTGGCATTTGGCAGCCGGTGCCCCGGCGGACACGTTCACGTACGACCCGCACACCCCCGTCCCCACGGGGACCGCCGGCGCCTATTCGCGCGCCCCCACCGACCAGCGCGACCTCGAACGGCGCGGCGACGTCCTCGTCTACAGCAGCGCGCCGCTCGACGCGCCACTCGAGGTCATCGGTCCGGTGACGCTGGTGCTGTGGGCCAGTTCGTCGGCCCGCGACACCGACTTCACCGCACGCCTCGTGGACGTCGCCCCCGACGGAGCGGCACGCGCATTGACCGACGGGATCCTCCGGGCCCGCTACCGCGGCGGACGAACCTCGCCCGAACTCCTGCGCCCCGGGGTGCCGACCGAGTTCACGATCGACGTCGGCGCCACCGCCAACGTCTTCCTCGCCGGGCACCGCGTCCGCCTCGAGGTGTCCAGCAGCAACTTTCCTCGCTTCGACCGGAACCCCAACACCGGCGCCCCGTTCGCCACCGACTCGGCCGTCGTCACCGCGCGACAGACCGTGTGGCATAGCGTCGCGCATCCGTCGCGCCTCGTGCTGCCTGTGGTGCCCCGATGA
- a CDS encoding M28 family peptidase has translation MRTSLAPLALARVRRLTFAACSASGALGALGAFGALGAFPERLTAQASYLGYTSTSTATQRATEDQFRDAVSATSLSALHRPLSRRPHPAGSPGAAEVVTYLQRTLRSFGLEVETFEYRAWLSHPRRVRVTRTAPTVRELSVREPALAGDSTATHPDLGDAFIAYSASGVAEGAVVYVNYGLPADYEELARLGVNVRGRIAIARYGRSHRAVKVFAAQQAGARALILYSDPADDGFVRGPAWPNGYWRGEQMPQRGNAKLSWYFHGDPLTPGVAALPDAPRLSTANAPTLPRIPVVALAWGEAQHLLSALGGPVAPASFAGGLPFTYRLGPGAAVRVAVDLDDGLRPIRNVVATLRGRDAPDRRVMLGAHHDAWTFGGVDPGTGAAALLECARVLGQMARTGWRPARTIALAFWDAEEYGLIGSTEYAEQWRQQLQDQLVLYVNTDMYMRGRFDAGGVPSLRDFVVDVARTVPDGNGTVYEGWRTAEWARLPRAQRPADSAAYRPDLKTLGSGADFVPFQDHVGVPTLSIEFIGANGYGFGTYHSRFDSRAYVERIADPGFVQGVTMTRVLGTLALRMANADVLPFRFSHYAARLEAALRDVPTWGDHAASQGAPPLDVAPLLASANRALQLATSLEGALGQRLANGHIPPDATRALNDRLARLEQLLADDDGAPDSRWYRHVFYGWNIYSLYDGQPFPGLAEAMRGGDRARVTHEVARIARALARLSTELAAALTIAQARET, from the coding sequence ATGAGGACATCCCTCGCCCCGCTCGCACTGGCGCGTGTCCGTCGCCTGACGTTCGCCGCGTGCAGCGCATCGGGGGCGTTAGGCGCGCTGGGGGCGTTCGGCGCGCTCGGCGCGTTCCCGGAACGGCTCACCGCTCAGGCGTCGTACCTCGGCTATACCTCGACCTCCACCGCGACGCAGCGCGCGACGGAGGATCAGTTTCGCGACGCGGTGTCCGCAACGTCGCTCTCCGCACTCCATCGACCGTTGAGTCGCCGCCCGCACCCGGCGGGGTCGCCAGGGGCCGCTGAGGTGGTGACGTACCTGCAGCGCACGCTTCGCTCCTTTGGTCTCGAGGTCGAGACCTTCGAGTACCGGGCCTGGCTCTCTCACCCGCGTCGGGTGCGTGTCACGCGCACCGCGCCCACGGTGCGCGAGCTCTCGGTGCGCGAGCCGGCGCTGGCGGGCGACTCCACCGCCACCCACCCCGATCTCGGCGACGCCTTCATCGCCTACTCCGCCTCGGGTGTCGCGGAGGGTGCGGTGGTATACGTGAACTACGGCCTCCCGGCCGACTACGAAGAGCTCGCGCGCCTCGGGGTGAACGTCCGCGGGCGCATCGCCATCGCCCGCTACGGGCGGAGCCATCGCGCCGTGAAGGTCTTCGCCGCGCAACAGGCCGGGGCACGCGCCCTCATCCTTTACAGCGACCCGGCCGACGATGGCTTCGTCCGCGGTCCGGCGTGGCCCAACGGCTACTGGCGTGGCGAGCAGATGCCCCAGCGCGGGAATGCCAAGCTCAGTTGGTACTTCCATGGCGACCCGCTCACCCCAGGGGTCGCCGCCCTCCCCGACGCGCCCCGTCTGTCGACGGCGAACGCCCCCACGTTGCCGCGCATTCCCGTCGTCGCCCTGGCATGGGGCGAGGCGCAGCACCTGCTGTCGGCACTTGGAGGTCCGGTCGCGCCGGCGTCGTTCGCGGGGGGGCTCCCGTTCACCTATCGCCTTGGCCCCGGCGCCGCGGTGCGCGTGGCGGTCGATCTCGACGACGGACTTCGTCCCATCCGCAACGTCGTCGCGACGCTGCGCGGCCGCGATGCGCCCGACCGCCGGGTCATGCTGGGCGCGCACCACGACGCCTGGACGTTCGGTGGCGTCGATCCGGGAACCGGCGCCGCGGCCCTGCTCGAGTGCGCACGCGTACTGGGACAGATGGCGCGCACTGGCTGGCGCCCCGCCCGCACCATCGCCCTGGCCTTCTGGGACGCCGAGGAGTACGGGTTGATCGGCTCCACCGAGTACGCCGAACAGTGGCGCCAGCAGCTGCAAGACCAGCTGGTGCTGTACGTCAACACCGACATGTACATGCGGGGGCGCTTTGACGCGGGGGGCGTCCCCTCGCTGCGTGATTTCGTGGTCGACGTCGCGCGCACGGTCCCCGATGGCAACGGAACGGTCTACGAAGGCTGGCGCACCGCGGAGTGGGCGCGGCTCCCCCGGGCGCAACGCCCCGCCGACTCGGCGGCCTACCGTCCCGACCTCAAGACGTTAGGCAGCGGCGCCGACTTCGTCCCGTTCCAGGACCATGTGGGGGTCCCCACCCTGTCCATCGAGTTCATCGGCGCCAACGGCTACGGATTCGGCACCTACCACAGCCGCTTCGACTCGCGCGCCTATGTGGAGCGCATCGCCGATCCGGGGTTCGTGCAAGGGGTCACGATGACGCGTGTGCTGGGGACGCTGGCGCTGCGCATGGCCAACGCCGACGTCCTGCCGTTCCGTTTCTCGCACTACGCCGCCCGGCTCGAGGCCGCCTTGCGCGACGTCCCGACGTGGGGCGACCACGCGGCCAGCCAGGGGGCGCCGCCACTCGACGTGGCGCCGCTCCTGGCCTCCGCCAACCGGGCGTTGCAACTGGCGACCTCGCTCGAGGGCGCCCTCGGGCAACGCCTGGCCAATGGGCACATCCCGCCCGATGCAACACGCGCGCTCAACGATCGACTCGCGCGGCTCGAACAGTTGCTCGCCGACGACGACGGCGCCCCCGACTCGCGCTGGTATCGACACGTGTTCTACGGCTGGAACATCTACTCGCTGTACGACGGCCAGCCCTTCCCCGGGCTGGCCGAGGCGATGCGGGGAGGCGATCGCGCGCGCGTGACGCACGAGGTGGCGCGCATCGCCCGTGCACTCGCGCGTTTGTCCACCGAGCTGGCCGCCGCATTGACCATCGCCCAAGCGAGGGAGACGTGA
- a CDS encoding AMP-binding protein produces MLSYVHGTSPTPLLGETIGAALHRTVELHGDREALVVRGQSYRATYRQLWDATTMLARALMAAGIGKGDRVGIWSPNRWEWVVTQFATARMGAILVNINPAYKTAELEYALKQSGTRLLLLARHFRTANYVDMLDVVRPNCPQLEQAVVLDTDWDAFLGRGVEVSEAALAEREASLQFDDPINIQYTSGTTGFPKGATLSHHNILNNAYFVGQALHYTHEDRICIPVPFYHCFGMVMGNLAAITHGACMVVPGEAFDPTLALETVQEERCTSLYGVPSMFISELALPDFVTFDLSSLRTGIMAGSPCPVEVMKRVQSDMHMTEVTICYGMTETSPVSTQSATDDPLDKRVSTVGRVHPHVEVKIVNPETGAIVARHEKGELCTRGYSVMLGYWNDEQATHTAIDAAEWMHTGDLATMDDEGYINIVGRIKDMIIRGGENIYPREIEEFLYTHPGVQDAQVIGVPSERYGEEVMAWIIPRAGHAPTTEDILAFCKGRISSYKIPRYVKFVDSYPMTVTGKIQKFRMRELAVAELGLEAAARMVTA; encoded by the coding sequence GTGCTGTCGTACGTCCACGGTACCTCCCCCACCCCCCTGCTCGGCGAGACCATCGGCGCGGCCCTGCACCGCACCGTCGAGCTGCACGGCGATCGCGAGGCGCTCGTGGTTCGTGGCCAGTCGTATCGTGCCACCTATCGCCAGCTGTGGGACGCGACGACGATGCTGGCGCGCGCGCTCATGGCGGCCGGGATCGGCAAGGGCGACCGCGTCGGGATCTGGTCGCCCAACCGGTGGGAGTGGGTGGTGACGCAGTTCGCCACCGCACGCATGGGGGCGATCCTGGTCAACATCAATCCGGCGTACAAGACGGCCGAGCTGGAGTACGCGCTCAAGCAGTCGGGGACGCGGCTTCTCCTCCTCGCGCGCCACTTCCGCACCGCCAACTACGTCGACATGCTCGATGTCGTGCGGCCAAACTGTCCGCAGCTCGAGCAGGCGGTGGTGCTCGACACCGATTGGGACGCGTTCCTGGGGCGCGGGGTCGAGGTGAGCGAGGCGGCGCTGGCCGAGCGCGAGGCGTCGCTGCAGTTCGACGACCCCATCAACATCCAGTACACGTCGGGGACGACGGGCTTTCCCAAGGGGGCCACGCTCTCGCACCACAACATCCTCAACAACGCGTACTTCGTCGGTCAGGCCCTGCACTACACGCACGAGGACCGCATCTGCATCCCCGTCCCGTTCTACCACTGCTTCGGGATGGTGATGGGGAACCTGGCGGCCATCACGCACGGCGCCTGCATGGTGGTCCCCGGCGAGGCGTTCGACCCGACGCTGGCGCTGGAGACGGTGCAGGAGGAGCGGTGCACCTCGCTGTACGGCGTCCCCAGCATGTTCATCTCCGAGCTGGCACTCCCCGACTTCGTCACCTTCGACCTCTCGTCGCTGCGCACCGGGATCATGGCCGGCTCGCCGTGCCCGGTGGAGGTGATGAAGCGCGTGCAGTCGGACATGCACATGACCGAGGTGACGATCTGCTACGGCATGACCGAGACGTCGCCGGTCTCCACGCAGAGCGCGACCGATGACCCGCTCGACAAGCGCGTGAGCACGGTGGGGCGGGTGCACCCGCATGTGGAGGTGAAGATCGTGAATCCCGAGACGGGGGCGATCGTGGCGCGCCACGAGAAGGGCGAGCTGTGCACGCGCGGCTACTCGGTCATGCTCGGCTACTGGAACGACGAGCAGGCGACGCACACGGCCATCGATGCTGCGGAGTGGATGCACACCGGCGACCTCGCGACGATGGACGACGAGGGGTACATCAACATCGTCGGGCGCATCAAGGACATGATCATCCGCGGCGGCGAGAACATCTATCCGCGCGAGATCGAGGAGTTCCTCTACACGCATCCCGGCGTGCAGGACGCACAGGTCATCGGCGTCCCCAGCGAACGGTATGGGGAAGAGGTGATGGCCTGGATCATCCCGCGCGCCGGCCATGCCCCAACGACGGAAGACATCCTCGCCTTCTGCAAGGGGCGCATCTCGTCGTACAAGATCCCGCGGTACGTGAAGTTCGTGGACAGCTACCCCATGACGGTGACGGGGAAGATCCAGAAGTTCCGCATGCGGGAGTTGGCGGTGGCGGAGCTGGGGCTCGAGGCGGCGGCGCGAATGGTCACGGCGTAG
- a CDS encoding amidohydrolase, with amino-acid sequence MRLPSIARRAAATGRCLVAAALAAGALALVPAPLAAQSADLILVNGTVLTVDPDDRVAQAVAVRGSRIVAVGSNAEIERLAGAQTRRIDLRGRTVTPGLLDAHAHFSGGYAERLDLSYPSVKTIGELVAKVGAQAAKVAKGGWVEGHGWDEGKLAERRFVTARDLDVVAPDVPVYLTQTTGHYGVANSAALRLAGITKATADPPNGTIDRAPDGTPTGVLKESAQGLVRRLIPPRTPQQVEQSLRDLARGFNAEGMTGLKDPGVSPTAWEAYRRVQQSGDLTVRVFALWQGGRNLDGARRIIAERAAMTRPYETTGDDHLIAGGVKLYIDGSGGARTAWLYDDWNKGYTDVDAGNRGYPASNPDTVRQLITLYHDAGFHVSVHSIGDRGIDWTMDSYAQALKAKPTRGLRHGIIHSNIPSDHAIDLMAQLQRDFDAGFPEPSATFAWWLGDTYAANFGKARSLRLNPFATWKARGIRWANGSDFGVTPYAARYGIWSSVARETLLGSWGDPFGRAESVDVRTALRSATIWAARQMFLETKIGSVEVGKYADLAIWDRDPYTVPTADLKEMRCLMTVFNGRIVYQAEGSGL; translated from the coding sequence ATGCGACTTCCCTCGATCGCCCGTCGCGCCGCGGCAACGGGCCGGTGTCTCGTTGCTGCGGCGCTCGCGGCCGGCGCGTTGGCGCTGGTACCGGCGCCGCTCGCGGCACAGTCGGCTGACCTCATCCTGGTCAACGGCACGGTCCTGACGGTCGACCCCGACGATCGCGTGGCGCAGGCGGTGGCCGTGCGCGGGAGCCGCATCGTGGCCGTCGGGAGCAACGCCGAGATCGAGCGACTGGCGGGGGCGCAGACGCGACGCATCGACCTTCGGGGTCGCACGGTGACGCCCGGGCTGCTCGACGCGCACGCGCACTTCAGCGGGGGGTATGCCGAGCGGCTCGACCTCTCCTATCCCAGCGTGAAGACGATCGGCGAGCTGGTCGCCAAGGTCGGGGCGCAGGCGGCCAAGGTGGCGAAGGGGGGGTGGGTGGAAGGGCACGGCTGGGACGAAGGGAAGCTCGCCGAGCGGCGCTTCGTCACCGCGCGCGACCTCGACGTCGTCGCCCCCGATGTTCCGGTGTACCTCACGCAGACCACGGGGCACTACGGCGTGGCCAACAGCGCCGCATTGCGCCTGGCGGGGATCACGAAGGCGACCGCCGATCCGCCCAACGGGACCATCGACCGCGCGCCCGACGGCACGCCGACCGGGGTCCTCAAGGAATCGGCGCAGGGGCTGGTGCGTCGGCTCATCCCGCCGCGCACGCCGCAGCAGGTGGAGCAGAGCCTGCGCGACCTCGCGCGCGGCTTCAACGCCGAAGGGATGACGGGGCTCAAGGACCCCGGCGTCTCGCCGACGGCCTGGGAGGCCTACCGCCGGGTGCAACAGTCGGGCGACCTCACGGTGCGGGTCTTTGCCCTCTGGCAGGGGGGACGCAACCTCGACGGGGCTCGGCGCATCATCGCCGAGCGTGCGGCCATGACCCGTCCCTACGAGACGACCGGCGATGACCACCTCATCGCCGGCGGCGTCAAGCTGTACATCGACGGTAGTGGCGGGGCGCGCACCGCCTGGCTCTACGACGACTGGAACAAGGGCTACACCGACGTCGATGCAGGGAACCGCGGCTATCCCGCGAGCAATCCCGACACGGTGCGCCAGCTCATCACGCTGTACCACGACGCCGGCTTCCACGTGAGCGTGCACTCCATCGGCGACCGCGGGATCGACTGGACGATGGACAGCTACGCCCAGGCGTTGAAGGCGAAGCCCACGCGCGGGCTGCGGCACGGGATCATCCACAGCAACATCCCGTCGGACCACGCCATCGACCTCATGGCGCAGCTGCAACGTGACTTCGACGCCGGCTTCCCCGAGCCGTCGGCGACCTTTGCCTGGTGGCTGGGTGACACCTACGCTGCCAACTTCGGGAAGGCGCGGTCACTGCGCCTCAATCCCTTCGCGACCTGGAAGGCCAGGGGGATCCGCTGGGCCAATGGCTCCGACTTCGGCGTCACGCCGTATGCGGCTCGCTACGGCATCTGGAGTTCGGTGGCGCGCGAGACCTTGTTAGGCAGCTGGGGCGACCCGTTCGGGCGTGCCGAATCAGTCGACGTGCGCACCGCGCTCCGGTCGGCCACGATCTGGGCGGCGCGGCAGATGTTCCTCGAGACCAAGATCGGGTCGGTCGAGGTGGGGAAGTACGCCGACCTCGCCATCTGGGATCGCGACCCGTACACCGTGCCGACCGCTGACCTCAAGGAGATGCGCTGCCTGATGACCGTCTTCAATGGAAGGATCGTGTATCAGGCGGAGGGAAGCGGCTTGTAG
- a CDS encoding DUF4159 domain-containing protein, with protein MGPRPSSRTCPPSPSRSPSSSRREGRVRRRQLAVTLAACAVVGVATLASMAAAQRWVRIEPNVAYDARFTFVRLRYQVYGRSGWEFDYPAMERNFMTVLDEMTAIAPHTRESNILDMDDPELLKYPIAYLSEPGNWLPDSSEAAGLRTWLAKGGFLIVDDFFGRQWDTFERSMRRVLPEARIVPLDVSHPIFDAFFRITTLEGMRHPSARSYEARYLGIYEDNDPERRLQVIINYNNDIGDYMEWSGDGWYPVNLSNDAYKLATNYLIYGLTH; from the coding sequence ATGGGGCCAAGACCTTCTTCCAGAACGTGTCCACCGTCCCCGTCTCGTTCTCCCTCGTCTTCTAGGCGGGAGGGGCGGGTGCGACGGCGACAGCTCGCGGTGACGCTCGCCGCCTGCGCGGTGGTCGGCGTGGCGACGCTGGCCAGCATGGCCGCCGCGCAGCGCTGGGTGCGCATCGAGCCTAACGTGGCGTACGACGCGCGCTTCACCTTCGTGCGCCTGCGCTACCAGGTGTACGGGCGCAGCGGGTGGGAGTTCGACTACCCCGCGATGGAGCGGAACTTCATGACCGTCCTCGACGAGATGACGGCCATCGCCCCGCACACGCGCGAGAGCAACATCCTCGACATGGATGATCCCGAGCTGCTCAAGTACCCGATCGCCTACCTCTCGGAGCCGGGGAACTGGCTTCCGGACAGCAGCGAGGCGGCGGGGCTGCGCACCTGGCTGGCCAAGGGGGGCTTCCTCATCGTCGACGACTTCTTCGGCCGGCAGTGGGACACCTTCGAGCGATCGATGCGCCGCGTGCTCCCCGAGGCGCGCATCGTCCCGCTCGACGTGTCGCACCCGATCTTCGACGCCTTCTTCCGCATCACCACGCTCGAGGGCATGCGACACCCGAGCGCCCGGAGTTACGAGGCGCGGTACCTCGGGATCTACGAGGACAACGATCCCGAGCGGCGGCTGCAGGTGATCATCAACTACAACAACGACATCGGCGACTACATGGAGTGGTCGGGCGACGGGTGGTACCCGGTCAACCTCTCCAACGACGCATACAAGCTCGCGACCAACTACCTCATCTACGGGCTCACGCACTAA